The DNA region AAGACGAACAACCTTCTTGAAAACCGGAGGAGAGACGTTCCGGTGGAGCGCCTCTACGAGATGCCATTCACAGGTCTCGAACACCACAAATAGCGGGATGATGCGATCGCACAGATCACCTCGTCATCCCGTTATCCCATGCCCCCATTTCCCCTAATCAGGATTAGCATCAGGGTAGCGCTGGTTAGGAATTTGCTCAGCTTCTGGACACTCATCTGAGATCGCAGGCTCTACATTTCCCTTGGGCACCGAGGCTAACTTTTGAGTAACGGCACCAATGCTCTCCAGGCGCACCATTTCTTCCCAGGAACAGGTTTCATCGTCCTCTTCAGTTTCGTAACGCAGCGTAACCAGATCACCTTCGATGTCTAAAATCCGGGCACGCTCAATCCAGCGTTGCTGATCCCGCAAGAAAATCCAGACTTCGCGACCGTCACAACACAGTTGATAAATCTTGCGGTGTAGCATATTTGCTTCTCCTAAGCACTCGATGGTCAACGACTTCTTAAACTTTTAAATGAGTGATAGCTCGGAACCAGGCTAGCGATCGCTAAAAGGAATCTCCTGGTTCGGTAGCCAGTTCCCCAAACTATCATCCGCTACAGGCGACCCTGCCTGGTTTGAAGTACAGGGTTAACAGGATTGGTATGGGAAATACTCATGTAAAAAATTTCGGGAAAGCTTGAGCGTGGGAATGCAGCGTTAAGAAAAAGTTTAGAGAACGCTCTGTGATGCTTTCGGAAGAAAAGTTTATCTAAGGTCATTGCTTGGTTAAGCTAATGGTTTTGGAAAATTTGACGTTGACAAGCAGCGAAGGGCAGTACAGACAAACCGTAATACTGTCAGGTTAGAAGCTTTGCCAACCAGTTAGGGTTAGACTTCTAAACAGTGGGTCTTTCAGGTACCTTGATTCTACTGCTATGTTGCCCGCTCCAGTAAGAATGAACCCTTTGATTCCAGGCATTTAACCTGCAGGAGGATTTAATCCTCTTAAGGATCGGATTGTACCAACTATTCTAACG from Leptodesmis sichuanensis A121 includes:
- a CDS encoding DUF6679 family protein, translated to MLHRKIYQLCCDGREVWIFLRDQQRWIERARILDIEGDLVTLRYETEEDDETCSWEEMVRLESIGAVTQKLASVPKGNVEPAISDECPEAEQIPNQRYPDANPD